The sequence TAAGTGAGTGATCCTGAAAAAAAGCGCAGCGTGCTAAGCTGCCAGGACAACTCATTTTTCAACGATTGCGAGACAACACCATGCCCGGACTATTGCCCAACATCGACCCCGACGGCCTGCTTGAATTTTCGGTGGTGTACACCGACCGCGCACTCAACCACATGTCGCGCAGCTTCCAGGGCGTGATGAACGACATCTCAAGCATCCTCAAGGAGGTGTACAAGGCGCATTCCGTGGCGCTGGTGCCCGGCAGCGGCACCTACGGCATGGAAGCCGTGGCGCGCCAGTTCGCCACGGCCAGGCATGTGCTGGTCATCCGCAATGGCTGGTTCAGCTACCGCTGGACGCAGATTTTCGACATGGGGAACATCCCGGCATCGTCCACCGTGCTCAAGGCCCGCCAGTTGGGCGCGGGCGCCCAGGCCCCGTGGGCACCCGCGCCGATTGCCGACGTGCAGGCCGCCATCGCCCGCGAAAAGCCCGCCGTCGTCTTTGCCCCGCATGTCGAAACCGCCTCCGGCATGATCCTGCCAGACGACTATCTGCGCGCCGTGGCCGACGCCGTGCATGAAGCGGGCGGCTTGTTCGTGCTCGACTGCATCGCCTCGGGCGCGATGTGGGTCGATATGCAGGCGACCGGCGTGGACGTGCTGATTTCCGCGCCGCAAAAAGGCTGGAGCAGTTCGCCGTGCTGCGCCATGGTCATGCTCAGCGAGCGCGCCCGGGTCGCCATCGACGGCACCACCAGCACCAGCTTTGCCTGCGACCTGAAGAAGTGGCTGCAGATCATGGAAACCTATGAAAAAGGCGGCCACGCCTACCACGCGACCCTGCCGACCGACGCGCTGACGCGCCTGCGCGCCGCCATGCAGGAAACGCAGGCCTATGGGTTCGCCAAGGTGAAGGCCGAGCAAGTTGCGCTGGGCGAAAAGGTGCGCGCGCTGTTTGAAAGCCGAGGCCTGCCCAGCGTGGCAGCCGTTGGCTTCAAGGCGCCCGGCGTGGTCGTCAGCTACACCACCGACCCCGAGATCCAGTCCGGCCGCAAGTTCCTCGACCAGGGCCTGCAGACCGCTGCCGGCGTGCCGCTGCAGTGCGACGAAGGGGCGGACTTCATGACCTTTCGCGTCGGGCTGTTCGGGCTGGAGAAGTGGCACCAGGTGGAGCGCACTGTGGGGCAACTGGCGGCGGCGCTGGACCGGATCGGCTTGGTGGCGCCCGTGGGCGAGGCGGTCGCTGGCTGAGAGGAGGGGCCTGCATGCGATTCACGGTGTTGCCTTGGCTTCGCTTGCCGGGAGCAAGGAGCGCAGCCCTTTGGCGCCCACAAGGGGCGGCCTCTCGGGCATCTCGTTCCAATCCAGCACTTTCTCGATGATGGCCTTCTTGATCTCATCGGATTTCTCCAGGGTCTGGATGGTCGTAGCCATTCTGAAGCACAGGATGGAGGTATGGCTATGCATCTGACGCTTGTAGTAATAGGTCAGCTGGGCGGTCGTGCTGCGGTAGACCCAGAGAAACAGCGCGGATACAAATTCGATGATGGCCGCTCCGCTCAGTATGAGTATCTGGAAATCCTGCTGCGGTCTTGTCAGGCCCAGCTTCTCCACCGGACCCACATATAGGGCGATGCCGATCAGCAAAAGGATGAACCCGAGCCACATCGCCAGTACGGCGTTAAAGAAACTTTTCCGGGTCTGGTTCAGGCCAATCGCGTA comes from Polaromonas naphthalenivorans CJ2 and encodes:
- a CDS encoding aminotransferase class V-fold PLP-dependent enzyme — encoded protein: MPGLLPNIDPDGLLEFSVVYTDRALNHMSRSFQGVMNDISSILKEVYKAHSVALVPGSGTYGMEAVARQFATARHVLVIRNGWFSYRWTQIFDMGNIPASSTVLKARQLGAGAQAPWAPAPIADVQAAIAREKPAVVFAPHVETASGMILPDDYLRAVADAVHEAGGLFVLDCIASGAMWVDMQATGVDVLISAPQKGWSSSPCCAMVMLSERARVAIDGTTSTSFACDLKKWLQIMETYEKGGHAYHATLPTDALTRLRAAMQETQAYGFAKVKAEQVALGEKVRALFESRGLPSVAAVGFKAPGVVVSYTTDPEIQSGRKFLDQGLQTAAGVPLQCDEGADFMTFRVGLFGLEKWHQVERTVGQLAAALDRIGLVAPVGEAVAG